The DNA segment AAAGAAATACGATTTTTATCCAAGGGATTCGATTGAATTTGAAAAAGATTTTCTAAAAATTGAAGAAAAAAATCCGTTCACAGCATTACAGATTTCTTATTTATTCGATTATCCGAGATCTAAGGATTTGCTTCGAAAGTTATTGTTACCAATTTTAACGATGCCAAAACGTACCGACTTAGGCGGATTGGAGATTTTTCTTTGGCGAATTGGTTTTATGCTCAACGAACCGGAACTTCTCAGACGATTGGACCAAAAATATCCGGATTCTCCTGCGGGGCTTTGGAGTTTAAATTTCAAAGCCGGTGCTTCTACGGGAACTTTAGAAATACCAAAGGATCCTTTTCTTGTCGATGTGTGGCTTCGTTCCTTAGAAAAAGGGAATGCGATTCTTTTTGATCCAGAATTCAAAACGTCCCAAAAAATAAATGCTATACAAGGACTTGGAATGATTGTCCGAGAATGTCGGGTGGATTTACTCGAAAGATTGGTAAATAAAAAAGACTTTTTTGCTAAAAACACTTTGGAGTCGGATGATCAATTCGGATATTCTTCTTTATTTAACATTTTTTATGATAGCTCGTTTGATTGTGGAAATGAAGAAAAGGAAACTCGGTTACTGCGCTTACTTTTAGAGATAGGCGCAGATCCAGGAAAAGAGAGATGGATCTCTTTTTCACCTGTCTGTTCTAGTTTACACCAAGCAATTCTTGGCCTCATGAATCCCTGGAAATATCCGATCACATTTGATTATAATTCGGAAAAATATCAAAAATCTCGAAAACGATTTTTGAAACTTTTGCAAATAGGAGGTAATCCAAATTGTATCGGAAACTTTATTTCTGATGATCACCTGAATACCGCATTAGAGAGTGTCCAGTTATTAGGGATCCAAGAATTGGAAAAGAAGCTGCTCGAATTTGGCGCATTGGATACTCGGAAAAAAGAGCTTCACTGGGCGATCCAAACTGCTAATTTACCTCAAATCAAAGAGTTGGTAAACAAAGGAGCTGTCATCGGCTATCAAGAACTTGATTTAGCCCGGAATTACGATCCCAATACTTTTTCTAATCTATTAGACTTCTTTAATTCTTTGGAATCTCCTTTATTGATCCAGATGATTTCGAATATTCAAATGGGTCGTTGGGCACAAGGTATGGAAATACTCAAACTACTTTCTAAAAAGGGTTTTTCTTACAAAATACGTTCTCATGGTAAGAATCATTTTAAGTGGTTGATTGCGCTCGATACAAAGGACCCCTATTTTAATCCATATCCGTCTTTTTTTAGAACATCCTGTGCGATTTCATCGTTCATCGAACTTAAACATAAAAAATTGAATGAGTTGCGATCCTTGATTGATTCCCAAGAATACACTTGCCGTGGTTTTTTCTCTTCTCCTGTGTACCGAAAGAACGCTGACTTGGTAAAATCCAAGATTCATTTTTTTAGCGAAGGAATAGAAAAAAACATTCGCAACTACGGATTCGAAAAAGTATTTCCGGAATTAGAGGATGAATCTTATTTTTACAATGCCTATTCTATGTAACCCAAATCTTTGAGTGGAGTGGATCACACGAGAGATTTACGAACCATTCCGGAATTAAAAAAGATGTTATTGTAAAACCTGGATTATCAAAGCAAAACGATTCGGACAACCCAGTCATAGAAAAATACAGATTGGATTCTATCGATTATCCGATAAAAAGTTGCTTCTACAACAAAATTGTCGGATAAATCAAGAGACTCATTCGTTCATATATATTGCTTTTTTATTAGAATCCATCCAGTTTGATTTGAATTTCTTTGAATAAAGGATCCCAAATGTTTATCTTACACCATTCCGCATTCAATTCCGTCTGTTCTATATTGTTATTCCAAAGTCTATATTTGACTGTTCGAACGGTCGCACTGGATTTATCACCGGAAATTTGCAGATAATATTTATGGAATGCCACAAACGATTGACCAGAAGCTGCATATTGAGTTCCGGTAACGTGCAATAATTCATAAAATGGAACTTTTTCGGTAATGATGATTCCTTTTGCTTTATCCTGTTTTTCAATTGCGATTTTAAATTGTTTCAACGCATAAATCGTAGCGTCGAATGTTTTGTCCTTGGATTGGGTGTAAGAGCGGGTCAGATCCTTGTTATAAAGAGCTTCATCGATTTTTGTCGACGTAACACAGTTCGAATAAATAAAAAGGAAAGCCAAAAGAATTAGGATTCTTCTCACGTTTTTTTGCACTCCTGCGTATGTAATGAAATATTCTCTTTTAAGAAAAATACATTCGTGCCGCGTGGTCAATCTGAAATAAAAAAAATAAGGAATGAGATATTTATTTTGAGAAACAAGATCTTTTATTCCTTTGGGATTCAAATTCAGCTGCTTGCCTTTCTCCAAAAAATACGATTGATTCTTTCCTGAACATTATAGACGGTTTTATACAAAACCGGAACTGCGACCAATGTAAGAACCGAGGAGAATGCCAACCCCCATCCGAATGCAAGAGCCATCGGAACGAGAAATGGATCTCGTCCACCGATTCCATACGCCGTCGGCAATAGACCTAAGACGGTAGTCACGGTTGTCAATACGACGGGTCTGAGTCTTAGCAAACCGGTTTCTATCAAGATCGAATCGATATCTTCGCCCGGTTTTTCCAATCTGAGCTGATTGGCAAAATCTACGAGCACGATGGAATCGTTAACCACCACTCCCGCAAGACCTACGATTCCCAAAAAGGCAAGGAAACCAAAATATTCTCCATGCAACACAAAGGCCAGGATTACGCCGATCAAAGAAAAGGGAATCGAACTTACAACGATCACCGGCTGAGTGAGAGATCGGAACAGGGACGCTAAAATCATAAAGATAATGATAAACGCCACTAAAAATGCGCGTCCCAAACTCGCTAAAGATTCTTCCGTATCCTTGTTTTCTCCGCCGAAACGCATCCGATAACCGGGATATTTTTCGATAATTCCCTTTGCTGACTTTGCAATCTCAGCGTTCGCTCTTCTTGTATCGGTTTTTGTTTCATCCAAGTTAGACGTCACCGTCAGGAGACGTTTTCCGTCCAAGTGATTGATGTTTGCAAAACCGGGTTCTCTCACATATGTGATCAATTTTGAAACTGGAATCAACTTTCCGATCTGATTGCTCACAAAGATATTGTTCAGAGATCCGATCGACTTTCGGACTTCTTCCGGAAAACGAACCTTTACTTCCACTTCCTCGTCCGCTCGTTTGATCTTTGTGGCTACGGTTCCTTGAAATGCAGTATTGATCGCTTGCGCGATTTTGAATACGGAAACTCCGGCCGTCGAAGCGAGGTGTTCACTCACTTTGATTCTGATCTCGTCTTTTCCTTCGTTAAAGTCGTCTCCGATGTCGGTAACCCCGGGAACCTTTGCCATGACTCCTTTGTATTCTTCTCCGATCCGAATCAGAGTTTCGTAATCGTCTCCTCTGATCTCGATGGCAACCGGTTTACCGACCGGAGGACCACCGGAGATTTTTTCAAAATCGAGGGCCAAAAGTTGTCCTTTAAATCGTGCAAATTCCGAAGGAAATCCGTTTAATGAAAAGGCTTTGTATTCTTCCTTTTTTTTCTCCGCTTCTTTTTTACGGGTTTCTTCGAGGATCTGGATCGATTTTTGATTCAAAAGCCAAATCGTTTTTTCTCTTACCTCGGCGATGATTTCATCGGTGGCACGTTTGCGATTTTCTTCCGGAGTCAGATATACTAAAACCTGCGCGTAGTGTTTTCCCCGTTTTGTAAACGGGTCGTTCGGATCCTTTTGAATGATTCCGACCCGAGTCACATAATTCTCGATTTCCTCTTTGGGGAGTTTTGCAAGTTCCATTTCCAAAAGATGCGTAAACTTCTCGGTCTCTTGTAGCGAGAGCCCGGTCTGACCCGTCAACTTGATCTGAAACACATCCACTGAGCCCGGAAAAAGTTTGAATTTTCCTGCGACTCCGAAAAGAGCGAAACTTCCCAACAACATCGCAATCAGATATAAGAAAACCTGCAATCTATGACCGAGTGCAAATTTTAAAAGCGGGAGATAGTATGTGATTTTAAACTTATAAAACCAACCACTCTCTTCTTTGATTTCCCCAGAGTGAAATTTGTGTTTATTGATATCATACAAGTGAGAGGGTAGAATGAAGAACGCCTCCGATAAGGAAGCAAGTAACGCGATGATCACAACCAAGGGAATGCTGTAGATAAATTTTCCAAAAATCCCCGTCATAAACAGCATCGGAGCAAAAGCAGCAACGGTCGTGGTCACAGTCGCGGTAACAGGATCAATGACTTCGGAAGTTCCCTTCAGAGCCGCTTCGTAGGCGGGCATCCCTTCTTCCATATAACGATACACGTTCTCGCAGATGATGATCGCGTCGTCGACGAGAATCCCCACGACTATGATCAAACCGAACATCGAAATTAGATTCAACGTGAGTCCGAGATAATTCATGATCACAAAGGTGGCGCCGAATGAGACCGGAATTCCAAGCGCCGTCATGAGAGCCACTCTCCAGCCTAAGAATAAAAACAGGGAAGCGGTTACCAAGATCAAACCACCGGCTGCGTTTGACAGTAAGACCCCCAATCGTCTTCGAATGTATTTAGAAAGATCGTTTACAAACGCATATTGGAATTCGTCGCCCGAACTTTTTTCAAATTCCGCGATTACTTTTTTGGCCTCGTCCACTACGAGAATCGCATCGGCTTTTTCGCGTTTGATGACAGTGAGCGCGATCGTTTTTCTTCCGTTGACCTTATCGATGTATTCTGCTTCTTTGAGACCTTCGGTAACTGTAGCGACGTTGTTGATTCGGATCGAATTTCCAATTTCGTTGGATCGAATATGAACCCCGGAAATTTCCTTTGGGGAATCGAATTCTCCAATGGTTCTCAGGATCACTTCTTTTTGGTTCCCGGCGATGTTTCCACCCGGGAAATTAATATTACGATTTTTTAATGCAAAGATTACGTCCTGGCTTGTGAGATAATGAGAGAACATCGCAGCGGGATTGATATCCACCTGCATCTCCGTATCTCTCCAGCCTCTTTTGGAAATTCTGGCGACTCCGGGAATGTCTTCCAAAGCCTGTTCAACCACCTTGGAATGCGCTTTGAGTCGTTTTTCTGCCTCGATACCTGTATCATTTGTTTTTAAACTGACGTCGATTTCGATCACCGGTTGTCTCGACGTTGTGATCTCATTGACCAAGGGA comes from the Leptospira sp. WS92.C1 genome and includes:
- a CDS encoding efflux RND transporter permease subunit, which gives rise to MKSLVKYFLSKSIFVNLLTFLIILIGGFTAVRMNREAFPNINFDIVSVVTVFPGASPSEIEKLVTKPLEEAIKEVDGIKEFRSASIENRSGIVITLDPDSKDTQKVVDDIKSAIDRVEDLPEEAEDPLVNEITTSRQPVIEIDVSLKTNDTGIEAEKRLKAHSKVVEQALEDIPGVARISKRGWRDTEMQVDINPAAMFSHYLTSQDVIFALKNRNINFPGGNIAGNQKEVILRTIGEFDSPKEISGVHIRSNEIGNSIRINNVATVTEGLKEAEYIDKVNGRKTIALTVIKREKADAILVVDEAKKVIAEFEKSSGDEFQYAFVNDLSKYIRRRLGVLLSNAAGGLILVTASLFLFLGWRVALMTALGIPVSFGATFVIMNYLGLTLNLISMFGLIIVVGILVDDAIIICENVYRYMEEGMPAYEAALKGTSEVIDPVTATVTTTVAAFAPMLFMTGIFGKFIYSIPLVVIIALLASLSEAFFILPSHLYDINKHKFHSGEIKEESGWFYKFKITYYLPLLKFALGHRLQVFLYLIAMLLGSFALFGVAGKFKLFPGSVDVFQIKLTGQTGLSLQETEKFTHLLEMELAKLPKEEIENYVTRVGIIQKDPNDPFTKRGKHYAQVLVYLTPEENRKRATDEIIAEVREKTIWLLNQKSIQILEETRKKEAEKKKEEYKAFSLNGFPSEFARFKGQLLALDFEKISGGPPVGKPVAIEIRGDDYETLIRIGEEYKGVMAKVPGVTDIGDDFNEGKDEIRIKVSEHLASTAGVSVFKIAQAINTAFQGTVATKIKRADEEVEVKVRFPEEVRKSIGSLNNIFVSNQIGKLIPVSKLITYVREPGFANINHLDGKRLLTVTSNLDETKTDTRRANAEIAKSAKGIIEKYPGYRMRFGGENKDTEESLASLGRAFLVAFIIIFMILASLFRSLTQPVIVVSSIPFSLIGVILAFVLHGEYFGFLAFLGIVGLAGVVVNDSIVLVDFANQLRLEKPGEDIDSILIETGLLRLRPVVLTTVTTVLGLLPTAYGIGGRDPFLVPMALAFGWGLAFSSVLTLVAVPVLYKTVYNVQERINRIFWRKASS
- a CDS encoding ankyrin repeat domain-containing protein; protein product: MKLIAHRKTPVYFARKIKPRQLNRTIPEVTQHNAHGKLNVFLSELGALLSMDRSADRKTGSHCSRGRDAELLPLGQVLILLFFMFFSFPTFLLSQDLSIEDRRFLSATINGNVLMAKRALHNGASVNVRDPRPNYLEQTPLMKAAWNNDAAFTRFLLEQKANVNLSDREGGTALITAVYGLSVEVIKLLLTKKVDLYAETKSGLSAAIIASDLCSLPILRMLKEAGVDLNRPTEKGYRPLYAASSHCNRKFLEYILESGADVNAVAEDGQTALFKAARFGNRDALEMLLKRGASTKFLDRDGLDAFYHYLLFGRRESTEMKGAGEIIKLFLEKDLNLDREYPDGQTALMLLLDRNILRNYLSKEKFPLISETIQQKIKDGKLKGENRFGLSLFEYSNLRKKYDFYPRDSIEFEKDFLKIEEKNPFTALQISYLFDYPRSKDLLRKLLLPILTMPKRTDLGGLEIFLWRIGFMLNEPELLRRLDQKYPDSPAGLWSLNFKAGASTGTLEIPKDPFLVDVWLRSLEKGNAILFDPEFKTSQKINAIQGLGMIVRECRVDLLERLVNKKDFFAKNTLESDDQFGYSSLFNIFYDSSFDCGNEEKETRLLRLLLEIGADPGKERWISFSPVCSSLHQAILGLMNPWKYPITFDYNSEKYQKSRKRFLKLLQIGGNPNCIGNFISDDHLNTALESVQLLGIQELEKKLLEFGALDTRKKELHWAIQTANLPQIKELVNKGAVIGYQELDLARNYDPNTFSNLLDFFNSLESPLLIQMISNIQMGRWAQGMEILKLLSKKGFSYKIRSHGKNHFKWLIALDTKDPYFNPYPSFFRTSCAISSFIELKHKKLNELRSLIDSQEYTCRGFFSSPVYRKNADLVKSKIHFFSEGIEKNIRNYGFEKVFPELEDESYFYNAYSM